From one Lolium rigidum isolate FL_2022 chromosome 4, APGP_CSIRO_Lrig_0.1, whole genome shotgun sequence genomic stretch:
- the LOC124649779 gene encoding calcineurin B-like protein 4, which produces MGCVSSSSTSSPRLSKRTPGYEDPAVLAAETSFTVNEVEALFELYKKLSFSIYRDGLIHKEQFRLALFGDSKGADLFADRVFDLFDLKRNGVIEFGEFVRSLSVFHPKAPVSDKTAFAFKLYDLRGTGYIEKEEIREMVMAILDEANLRLSDFAVEEIIDNTFNQADSNGDGMIDPKEWEEFVKKNPACLRNMSLPYLEDITTAFPSFVMYSGVEDCSGLK; this is translated from the exons ATGGGCTGCGTGTCATCGTCGTCGACGTCGTCGCCGAGGCTGTCCAAGCGCACGCCGGGGTACGAGGATcccgccgtcctcgccgccgagACATCAT TCACGGTGAACGAGGTGGAAGCGCTGTTCGAGCTCTACAAGAAGCTCAGCTTCTCCATCTACAGAGACGGCCTCATCCACAAG GAGCAGTTCCGGCTCGCCTTGTTCGGGGACAGCAAAGGCGCAGATCTCTTCGCGGACAGGGTGTTCGATCTCTTTGATCTGAAGCGGAACGGTGTCATCGAGTTCGGGGAGTTCGTGCGGTCCCTCAGCGTGTTCCACCCAAAAGCGCCGGTATCAGACAAGACTGCGT TCGCGTTCAAACTGTACGATTTAAGAGGAACTGGCTACATCGAGAAAGAAGAG ATTAGGGAAATGGTCATGGCAATTCTCGATGAGGCCAACCTACGTCTCTCGGATTTCGCCGTCGAGGAGATCATCGACAAT ACATTCAATCAAGCAGACTCGAATGGAGATGGCATGATAGATCCCAAGGAATGGGAGGAGTTTGTCAAGAAAAACCCGGCATGCCTGAGGAACATGTCACTACCCTATCTCGA GGACATTACAACAGCCTTTCCGAGCTTTGTGATGTATTCAGGAGTCGAAGATTGTAGTGGactcaaataa
- the LOC124707245 gene encoding calcineurin B-like protein 4: MGCVLSSSSKRSRRAPPGYEEPAVLAAQTSFTVNEVEALYELYKKLSFSIVKDGLIHKEEFLLALFRTSKGANLFADRVFDLFDLKRNGVIDFGEFVRSLSIFHPKAPKADKTAFAFKLYDLRGTGYIEKEELREMVVALLDESDLCLSDWAVEAIVDNTFNQADSNCDGRIDPDEWEQFVNKYPTSLRNMSLPYLQDITVAFPSFVLHSEVEDYSGIDK; this comes from the exons ATGGGCTGCGtactgtcgtcgtcgtcgaaaAGGTCCAGGCGCGCGCCGCCGGGGTACGAGGAGCCCGCCGTGCTCGCCGCCCAGACCTCAT TCACGGTGAACGAGGTGGAGGCGCTGTACGAGCTCTACAAGAAGCTCAGCTTCTCCATCGTCAAAGACGGCCTCATCCACAAG GaggagttcctgctcgccctcttcAGGACCAGCAAAGGCGCCAACCTCTTCGCCGACAGGGTGTTCGACCTCTTCGACCTCAAGCGCAACGGGGTGATCGACTTCGGGGAGTTCGTGCGCTCGCTCAGCATCTTCCACCCCAAGGCGCCCAAAGCAGACAAGACTGCGT TTGCCTTCAAGTTGTATGACTTGAGAGGGACAGGCTACATCGAAAAAGAAGAG CTTAGGGAGATGGTCGTGGCGCTTCTTGATGAGTCCGACCTATGTCTTTCGGATTGGGCTGTCGAGGCGATTGTTGACAAT ACGTTCAATCAAGCGGACTCCAACTGTGATGGCAGGATAGACCCTGATGAATGGGAGCAATTTGTGAACAAGTACCCAACATCGCTCAGGAACATGTCACTACCGTATCTCCA AGATATTACTGTGGCGTTTCCAAGCTTTGTACTGCATTCAGAGGTCGAAGATTACAGTGGAATCGATAAATAA